In Bradyrhizobium sp. G127, one genomic interval encodes:
- a CDS encoding DUF1178 family protein gives MIRYALRCERGHEFESWFQSSGAYDSQHKRGLITCPVCESTKVDKAIMAPRIAGKAKSKSAPEPVAAPAEDAAPASLVMAPQERELVAKLRELRDHVLKNADNVGKKFPDEARKMHYGDIEHRAIYGEATAEEAKELIDEGVEVAPLPVLPGDRN, from the coding sequence ATGATCCGCTACGCGCTGCGCTGTGAGCGCGGCCACGAGTTCGAGAGCTGGTTCCAGAGTTCAGGCGCCTACGACAGTCAGCACAAGCGCGGACTCATCACGTGTCCGGTATGCGAGTCCACCAAAGTGGACAAGGCCATCATGGCGCCGCGCATCGCAGGCAAGGCAAAGTCAAAATCTGCGCCTGAACCTGTGGCCGCACCCGCCGAGGACGCGGCGCCGGCATCGCTGGTGATGGCGCCGCAGGAACGCGAGCTTGTCGCCAAGCTGCGGGAGCTGCGCGATCACGTTCTCAAGAACGCGGATAATGTCGGCAAGAAATTTCCCGACGAAGCCCGCAAGATGCATTACGGCGACATCGAACATCGCGCGATCTACGGCGAGGCGACCGCCGAAGAGGCCAAGGAGTTGATCGACGAAGGCGTTGAGGTGGCGCCGCTGCCGGTGCTGCCCGGCGACCGGAACTAG
- the ubiG gene encoding bifunctional 2-polyprenyl-6-hydroxyphenol methylase/3-demethylubiquinol 3-O-methyltransferase UbiG, which yields MIQTPSSASTVDPGEVARFSQLSEEWWDPKGKMAPLHKINPLRLAYIRDAACRKFDRSPKSLNCLSGLRILDIGCGAGLLCEPLTRLGAQVIGVDPSATNIAVAKLHADRSHLLIDYRCTTIEEMDPRERFDIVLAMEVVEHVTNVGVFLDRCAALLKPSSMMVASTINRNWKSFALAIVGAEYVLRWLPRGTHQWDKFVTPAELTHHLERNKLAISDQAGVVYNPLADKWSLSSDMDVNYMVVAEAAT from the coding sequence ATGATTCAGACTCCTTCATCAGCGTCCACGGTCGATCCCGGCGAAGTTGCGCGGTTCTCGCAGCTGTCCGAGGAATGGTGGGATCCCAAAGGCAAGATGGCGCCGCTGCACAAGATCAATCCGCTGCGGCTGGCCTATATCCGCGACGCGGCGTGCCGCAAGTTCGACCGCAGTCCGAAGAGTCTGAACTGCCTTTCGGGTCTGCGCATTCTCGACATTGGCTGTGGTGCCGGACTTCTGTGCGAACCGCTGACGCGGCTGGGCGCGCAGGTGATCGGCGTCGATCCCTCGGCGACCAACATTGCAGTGGCCAAGCTGCATGCCGACCGCTCGCATCTGCTGATCGACTATCGCTGCACCACCATCGAGGAGATGGACCCGCGGGAGCGCTTCGACATCGTGCTGGCGATGGAAGTGGTCGAGCATGTCACCAATGTCGGGGTGTTTCTCGACCGCTGCGCGGCGCTGCTCAAGCCGTCGAGCATGATGGTGGCGTCGACCATCAACCGGAACTGGAAGAGCTTCGCGCTCGCCATCGTCGGTGCGGAATATGTGCTGCGTTGGCTGCCGCGCGGTACCCATCAGTGGGACAAGTTCGTCACGCCAGCCGAACTGACGCATCACCTCGAGCGCAACAAGCTCGCCATCAGCGATCAGGCGGGCGTGGTATATAACCCGCTGGCCGACAAGTGGAGTCTCTCGTCCGACATGGACGTGAACTACATGGTGGTCGCGGAAGCGGCGACGTGA
- the grxC gene encoding glutaredoxin 3, protein MAALIEIYTRPGCGYCSAAKSLLTRKSAAFTEYDVAVDPNWRAEMVERSKGGATFPQIFIDKVHVGGCDDLYALDREHKLDTLLAGQKVPS, encoded by the coding sequence ATGGCGGCACTCATCGAGATCTATACGCGGCCCGGATGCGGCTATTGCAGCGCGGCCAAATCGCTGCTGACGCGCAAGAGCGCCGCGTTCACAGAATACGATGTCGCGGTCGATCCGAACTGGCGCGCCGAAATGGTCGAGCGCTCCAAGGGCGGCGCGACCTTCCCGCAGATCTTCATCGACAAGGTTCATGTCGGCGGCTGCGACGATCTCTACGCACTCGACCGGGAACACAAGCTCGACACGCTGCTGGCCGGCCAGAAAGTACCTTCATGA
- a CDS encoding aspartate kinase — protein sequence MGRLVMKFGGTSVANIERIRNVAQHVKREVDAGHDVAVVVSAMSGKTNELVGWATEASPLHDAREYDAIVASGELITAGLLAIVLQSLGIQARSWQGWQIPILTDDAHASARITGIDGAELLKRFKERKEVAVIAGFQGIHQPTGRITTLGRGGSDTSAVAIAAAIHADRCDIYTDVDGVYTTDPRVVPKARRLEKVAFEEMLEMASQGAKVLQVRSVELGMVHNVPVFVRSSFDKPEDIDPHGTPPGTLICSEEEIMESQVVTGIAFSRDEAQISVRQIEDKPGVAASIFVPLADASINVDMIVQNVSEDGKTTDLTFTVPASEYTRAKDTITKAKDKIGYKAMDSATDVAKVSVIGIGMRSHAGVAAQAFKALSERNINIRAITTSEIKFSLLIDAAYTELAVRTLHTLYGLDQA from the coding sequence ATGGGCCGCCTTGTGATGAAATTCGGCGGCACGTCCGTCGCCAATATCGAGCGCATCCGCAACGTCGCGCAGCATGTGAAGCGCGAGGTCGATGCCGGCCATGACGTGGCCGTGGTGGTGTCGGCGATGTCCGGCAAGACCAACGAACTGGTCGGCTGGGCCACCGAGGCATCGCCGCTGCATGACGCGCGCGAATACGACGCCATCGTGGCTTCCGGCGAACTGATCACCGCCGGCCTGCTCGCCATCGTGCTGCAATCGCTCGGCATCCAGGCGCGGTCCTGGCAGGGCTGGCAAATTCCGATCCTGACCGACGATGCTCACGCCTCCGCGCGCATCACCGGGATCGACGGCGCCGAACTCCTGAAGCGCTTCAAGGAGCGCAAGGAGGTCGCGGTGATCGCCGGCTTCCAGGGCATTCACCAGCCGACCGGTCGCATTACCACGCTCGGCCGCGGCGGCTCGGACACATCGGCGGTCGCGATCGCGGCTGCCATCCACGCCGACCGCTGTGACATCTACACCGACGTCGATGGCGTCTACACCACCGATCCGCGCGTGGTGCCTAAGGCACGGCGACTCGAGAAGGTGGCGTTCGAGGAAATGCTGGAGATGGCGTCGCAGGGCGCCAAGGTGCTACAGGTCCGCTCTGTGGAGCTGGGCATGGTTCACAACGTGCCGGTATTCGTGCGCTCGAGCTTCGACAAGCCGGAAGATATCGATCCCCACGGCACGCCGCCGGGCACGCTGATTTGCAGCGAGGAGGAAATCATGGAGAGCCAAGTCGTCACCGGCATCGCCTTTTCAAGGGACGAAGCCCAGATCTCCGTGCGCCAGATCGAGGACAAGCCGGGCGTCGCAGCCTCGATCTTCGTGCCGCTGGCCGATGCCAGCATCAACGTCGACATGATCGTGCAGAACGTCTCCGAGGACGGCAAGACCACCGACCTTACCTTCACCGTGCCGGCCTCCGAATACACCCGCGCCAAGGACACCATCACCAAGGCCAAGGACAAGATCGGCTACAAGGCGATGGACTCCGCCACCGATGTCGCCAAGGTCTCGGTGATCGGCATCGGCATGCGCAGCCACGCCGGCGTCGCAGCGCAAGCCTTCAAGGCGCTGTCGGAACGCAACATCAACATCCGCGCCATAACCACATCCGAGATCAAGTTCTCGCTGCTGATCGATGCCGCCTATACCGAATTGGCCGTCCGCACGCTGCATACGCTTTACGGGCTGGATCAGGCATAA
- a CDS encoding PH domain-containing protein, which yields MGRYIDDILQPGEKILYSTTIHGIVYVPGLLCLAVAALCLAGSGGGVIFPLLAASALFTLVGGFLLFRAWFQRWTTETDVTTLRVVHKEGFIKRQTFEMSLDKIESVDVTQSIAGRIFGWGDVRVNGVGEGTKTIKMIGAPIEFRNHITAR from the coding sequence ATGGGCCGCTATATCGACGATATTTTGCAGCCGGGGGAGAAGATTCTGTATTCCACCACGATTCACGGCATCGTCTATGTGCCCGGACTGTTATGCCTTGCCGTCGCGGCCCTCTGCCTGGCCGGTTCGGGCGGTGGAGTTATTTTTCCGCTTCTGGCCGCCAGCGCGCTGTTTACGCTTGTCGGGGGCTTTCTTCTGTTCCGGGCCTGGTTTCAGCGCTGGACCACCGAGACCGATGTGACCACCCTGCGCGTGGTTCACAAGGAAGGGTTTATCAAGCGTCAGACCTTTGAGATGAGTTTGGATAAAATCGAAAGCGTCGACGTCACCCAGAGCATCGCCGGCCGGATTTTTGGGTGGGGAGATGTCAGAGTGAATGGTGTCGGTGAAGGCACGAAGACGATAAAAATGATCGGCGCGCCGATCGAATTCCGCAACCACATCACGGCACGCTAA
- a CDS encoding (deoxy)nucleoside triphosphate pyrophosphohydrolase, whose translation MIKLTLVVACALIDTDNRVLIAQRPEGKALAGLWEFPGGKLEPGERPEPALIRELAEELGIKVEEPCLAPLTFASHGYDSFHLLMPLYICRKWEGMVTPREGQQLAWVRANKLRDYPMPPADIPLIAHLTDLLL comes from the coding sequence GTGATCAAGCTCACCCTCGTTGTCGCCTGCGCGCTGATCGATACGGACAACCGCGTCCTGATCGCGCAGCGTCCCGAGGGCAAGGCGCTTGCGGGCCTGTGGGAATTTCCCGGCGGCAAGCTTGAGCCCGGCGAACGGCCCGAGCCCGCGCTGATCCGCGAACTCGCCGAAGAACTCGGCATCAAGGTGGAAGAACCATGCCTCGCGCCGCTGACATTCGCCAGTCACGGCTATGACAGCTTTCATCTGCTGATGCCGCTCTACATCTGCAGGAAATGGGAAGGCATGGTGACGCCGCGCGAGGGCCAGCAGCTCGCCTGGGTGCGCGCCAACAAGCTGCGCGACTATCCGATGCCGCCCGCCGACATTCCGCTCATCGCGCATCTGACGGATTTGCTGCTGTAG
- the argJ gene encoding bifunctional glutamate N-acetyltransferase/amino-acid acetyltransferase ArgJ, producing MSTAVSPLAPTDVPDMPRIAGVRLATAAAGIRYKNRTDVLLALFDKGTTVAGVFTKSKCPSAAVDWCRAQLKGGEARALVVNSGNANAFTGKTGKQAATLTAAIAAKAAETSANKIFLASTGVIGEPLDATKFNGVLDDLAQTAGPDGWMNAARAIMTTDTFPKVATATVKLGKARVNINGMAKGAGMIAPDMATMLAFVFTDAPLSAAVLQSLLKTGVDDTFNAVTIDGDTSTSDTLLAFATGAAAADGAPKISRASDPRLKAFTKAFHAVLADLAEQVARDGEGARKLVEVVVEGATSKPSARKIAMSIANSPLVKTAIAGEDANWGRVVMAVGKAGEPANRDKLSISFNGIRVATKGARDPSYDEAEVSALMKQPKIQIKVGLGLGKGRDRVLTCDLTKEYVAINGDYRS from the coding sequence ATGTCCACCGCCGTCTCACCGCTCGCCCCCACCGACGTTCCCGACATGCCGCGCATCGCCGGCGTGCGCCTCGCCACGGCGGCCGCGGGCATCCGCTACAAGAACCGCACCGACGTCCTGCTGGCGCTGTTCGACAAGGGCACCACGGTGGCGGGCGTGTTCACCAAATCGAAGTGCCCGAGCGCCGCGGTGGACTGGTGCCGCGCCCAACTGAAGGGCGGCGAAGCGCGCGCGCTGGTGGTCAATTCCGGCAACGCCAACGCTTTCACCGGCAAAACGGGCAAGCAGGCGGCGACGCTGACGGCGGCGATCGCCGCGAAGGCCGCCGAGACCAGCGCGAACAAGATTTTTCTCGCATCCACCGGCGTGATCGGCGAACCGCTCGACGCCACCAAATTCAACGGCGTGCTCGACGATCTCGCGCAGACCGCCGGGCCCGACGGATGGATGAACGCCGCCCGCGCCATCATGACCACGGACACGTTTCCGAAGGTCGCGACCGCCACGGTGAAACTCGGCAAGGCCAGGGTCAACATCAACGGCATGGCCAAGGGTGCCGGCATGATCGCACCCGACATGGCGACCATGCTGGCCTTCGTCTTTACCGACGCGCCGCTGTCCGCCGCCGTGCTGCAATCGCTGCTCAAGACCGGCGTCGACGATACGTTCAACGCGGTGACCATCGACGGCGACACATCCACGTCCGACACGCTGCTGGCGTTTGCCACCGGCGCGGCGGCGGCCGACGGTGCACCGAAAATCAGCCGCGCGTCCGATCCGCGCCTGAAGGCCTTCACCAAGGCATTCCACGCGGTGCTGGCCGATCTCGCCGAACAGGTCGCACGCGACGGCGAAGGCGCGCGCAAATTGGTCGAGGTCGTGGTCGAAGGCGCGACCTCTAAGCCGTCCGCGCGCAAGATCGCCATGTCGATCGCCAATTCGCCGCTGGTGAAGACAGCTATCGCAGGCGAGGACGCCAACTGGGGCCGCGTGGTGATGGCGGTCGGCAAGGCCGGCGAACCGGCCAACCGCGACAAGCTCTCGATCTCCTTCAACGGCATCCGCGTCGCCACCAAGGGCGCGCGCGATCCGTCTTACGACGAGGCGGAAGTCTCCGCGCTGATGAAGCAGCCGAAAATCCAGATCAAGGTCGGGCTCGGCCTCGGCAAGGGCCGCGACCGCGTGCTGACCTGCGATCTCACCAAGGAATATGTCGCGATCAACGGCGACTACCGCTCGTGA
- a CDS encoding methyltransferase domain-containing protein, which produces MTSPPNNIPPRLFDRALLRVRQHRAARLGPAAFLLDRVAEDLAERQHAVLREFSNGVDVGTPGDQVHAALGERVGRLRAVALPVSDAEPLALEPGSVDLAVSALALQAVNDLPGAMAQIRRALKPDGLFLAAMIGGETLTELRQSFAAAESEIEGGVSPRVAPFADLRDIGALLQRAGFALPVTDVDRIVVRYDNAFALMQDLRRMGATNILVERRRTPSRRATFVRMAQVYAERFSDPDGRIRATFDIVWLSGWAPHQSQQKPLKPGSAKMSLAEAVNKARDPKT; this is translated from the coding sequence ATGACCTCGCCTCCGAACAATATTCCGCCGCGCCTGTTCGATCGCGCGTTGCTGCGTGTGCGGCAGCATCGCGCGGCGCGTCTCGGACCGGCCGCGTTCCTGCTCGACCGTGTCGCGGAGGATCTGGCGGAACGGCAGCACGCGGTGCTGCGGGAATTCTCCAACGGTGTCGATGTGGGCACGCCCGGCGATCAGGTTCATGCGGCGCTGGGTGAGCGCGTCGGCCGATTGCGCGCCGTGGCGTTGCCGGTCTCTGATGCCGAACCGCTGGCGCTGGAGCCCGGCTCCGTCGATCTCGCGGTGTCGGCGCTGGCCTTGCAAGCCGTGAACGATCTGCCCGGCGCGATGGCGCAAATCCGCCGCGCGCTGAAGCCGGATGGATTGTTTCTGGCCGCGATGATCGGCGGCGAGACGTTGACCGAACTGCGGCAATCTTTCGCCGCTGCCGAATCCGAGATCGAGGGCGGCGTGTCGCCGCGCGTGGCGCCGTTCGCCGATCTGCGCGACATTGGCGCGCTGTTGCAGCGTGCGGGCTTCGCGCTGCCGGTGACGGACGTGGACCGCATCGTGGTGCGCTACGACAACGCGTTCGCGTTGATGCAGGATCTGCGGCGCATGGGCGCGACCAACATTCTTGTCGAGCGCCGCCGCACGCCGTCGCGCCGCGCGACGTTTGTCAGGATGGCGCAGGTTTATGCCGAGCGTTTCTCCGATCCGGACGGACGCATACGCGCCACGTTCGATATCGTCTGGCTGTCAGGCTGGGCGCCGCATCAAAGCCAGCAGAAGCCGCTGAAGCCTGGATCGGCGAAAATGTCGCTGGCGGAGGCGGTGAACAAGGCGCGCGATCCGAAGACGTGA
- a CDS encoding carbon-nitrogen hydrolase family protein yields the protein MTEGPATPFTAAMVQMRTAMHPEASLAEGIRLIREAKDKGADYVQTPEVSNIIQQNRKALFEILASEEDDLSLKAYRELARELKIYLHIGSLAVRATPERAANRSFLIAPDGSILASYDKIHMFDIELDGGESYRESANYQPGETAVISDLPWGRIGLTICYDVRFPALYRALAEAGASFIAVPSAFTVRTGEAHWHTLLRARAIENGCFVFAAAQAGKHESGRETYGHSLIIDPWGEILAEGGTETGVILAKVDPAKVQSVRKNIPSLQHGRRFGLADPKAGPEHLHLVRGSA from the coding sequence ATGACGGAGGGCCCCGCCACCCCCTTCACCGCAGCGATGGTGCAGATGCGCACCGCGATGCATCCGGAAGCCAGTCTGGCCGAAGGCATCCGGCTGATCCGCGAAGCGAAGGACAAGGGCGCGGACTACGTCCAGACCCCCGAAGTCAGCAACATCATCCAGCAGAACCGCAAGGCGCTGTTCGAAATCCTTGCCAGCGAGGAAGACGATCTTTCGCTCAAGGCCTATCGCGAACTGGCGCGCGAACTGAAAATCTATCTGCACATTGGATCGCTCGCGGTCCGCGCGACACCCGAGCGCGCCGCCAATCGCTCGTTCCTGATTGCGCCCGATGGCAGCATTCTCGCCAGTTACGACAAGATCCACATGTTCGACATCGAACTCGACGGTGGTGAAAGCTATCGCGAGTCCGCCAACTACCAGCCCGGCGAGACCGCCGTGATTTCAGACCTGCCTTGGGGGCGTATCGGCCTCACCATTTGCTACGACGTGCGCTTTCCCGCGCTTTACCGCGCGCTGGCGGAAGCCGGCGCATCGTTCATCGCGGTGCCGTCCGCATTCACGGTCAGGACCGGCGAAGCGCACTGGCACACGCTGCTGCGCGCTCGCGCCATCGAGAACGGCTGCTTCGTCTTTGCCGCCGCGCAGGCTGGAAAGCACGAGAGCGGACGCGAGACCTATGGTCATTCGCTGATCATCGATCCGTGGGGCGAAATCCTCGCCGAGGGCGGCACCGAGACTGGCGTCATTTTAGCGAAGGTCGATCCCGCCAAAGTGCAGTCGGTCCGCAAGAACATTCCATCCCTGCAGCATGGACGCCGCTTCGGCCTCGCCGATCCGAAAGCCGGACCGGAGCATCTGCATCTCGTACGGGGATCGGCATGA
- the ptsP gene encoding phosphoenolpyruvate--protein phosphotransferase, with the protein MRSALGGPRVLLRRLREVMAEQVSAQERLDKIVVLIAANMVAEVCSTYVLRVDNTLELYATEGLNRDAVHQTVLTAHEGLVGLVASEATPLNLSNAQSHPAFSYRPETGEEIYHSFLGVPILRSGNTLGVLVVQNRAHRTYVEEEVEALQTTAMVLAEMIASGELSSIAKPGAEPAARHSLHKTGAILSDGIALGHVVLHEPRVVITNYIAEDLPKEVKRLDSAILKLRADLDRMLERGDVADGGEHRDVLEAYRMFANDQGWQHKLHEAVATGLTAEAAVERVQSDTRARMLRSTDPYLRDRLHDLEDLGHRLMRQLVGQDHAPSREQLPDNAILIARSMGPAALLDYDRKRLRGLVLEEGTANSHVSIVARALGIPAVGEVANAAGIADPGDAIIVDGTSGSIYIRPSQEIQSAYAERVRFRARRQEQYRELRDKPCVTRDGQPIDLMINAGLVIDLPHIDDTGSSGIGLFRTELQFMVGQSLPRSSEQLALYRAVLDAAGDKPVTFRTLDIGGDKALPYMDTIVEENPALGWRAIRLGLDRPGLLRGQIRALLRAASGRYLRVMFPMISQVDEFDQAKLVIERELTYLRQHGHTLPERVDVGTMVEVPALLYQMDELLKRVDFISVGSNDLFQFLFAVDRGNSRVTDRFDTLSAPILRALRDIAKKAQAAGKSVSLCGEMASQPLGALALIALGYRSLSLSATAHGPVKALILDLDAKKAEAMVTPLLDAPAGSVSIRNKLMEFAEAEGLSL; encoded by the coding sequence ATGCGGAGCGCGCTGGGAGGCCCCCGCGTCTTGTTGAGACGGCTCCGCGAAGTGATGGCCGAACAGGTCAGCGCTCAGGAACGGCTCGACAAGATCGTGGTGCTGATCGCCGCCAACATGGTGGCGGAGGTCTGCTCGACCTATGTGCTGCGCGTCGACAACACCCTTGAACTCTACGCCACCGAAGGTCTGAACCGCGACGCCGTCCACCAGACGGTGCTGACAGCGCATGAGGGTCTCGTCGGTCTGGTGGCCTCCGAGGCCACGCCGCTGAACCTGTCGAACGCCCAGTCGCATCCGGCCTTCTCGTATCGCCCGGAAACCGGCGAAGAAATCTATCATTCGTTCCTCGGCGTGCCGATTCTTCGCTCGGGCAACACACTCGGCGTGCTGGTGGTGCAAAACCGCGCCCACCGCACCTATGTCGAGGAAGAGGTCGAGGCGCTGCAAACCACCGCGATGGTGCTCGCGGAAATGATCGCGTCGGGCGAACTGTCGTCCATCGCAAAGCCGGGCGCCGAACCCGCCGCGCGCCACTCGCTGCACAAGACCGGCGCCATCCTGTCGGACGGCATCGCGCTCGGCCATGTGGTGCTGCACGAACCGCGCGTCGTCATCACCAATTATATTGCCGAAGACCTGCCGAAAGAAGTCAAACGGCTCGACAGCGCGATCCTGAAGCTGCGCGCCGATCTCGACCGGATGCTGGAACGCGGCGACGTAGCGGACGGCGGCGAGCATCGCGACGTTCTCGAAGCCTATCGCATGTTCGCCAACGACCAGGGCTGGCAGCACAAGCTGCACGAGGCGGTTGCCACCGGCCTCACGGCGGAAGCGGCAGTGGAACGCGTGCAGTCCGACACCCGCGCCCGCATGCTGCGCTCGACCGATCCGTACTTGCGCGACCGCCTGCACGATCTCGAAGATCTCGGCCACCGTCTGATGCGCCAGCTCGTCGGGCAGGATCACGCGCCGTCGCGCGAGCAATTGCCTGACAACGCCATCCTGATCGCCCGCTCGATGGGTCCGGCGGCGCTGCTCGATTACGACCGCAAGCGGCTGCGCGGTCTGGTGCTGGAAGAAGGCACCGCCAATTCTCATGTCTCGATCGTCGCGCGCGCCCTCGGCATTCCTGCGGTCGGCGAAGTGGCGAACGCCGCCGGCATCGCCGATCCCGGCGACGCCATCATTGTCGACGGCACCTCGGGTTCTATCTACATCCGCCCGTCGCAGGAAATCCAGTCGGCCTATGCCGAACGCGTGCGCTTCCGGGCGCGGCGGCAGGAGCAATACCGCGAACTGCGCGACAAGCCCTGCGTCACCAGGGACGGTCAGCCGATCGATCTGATGATCAACGCCGGTCTCGTGATTGACCTGCCGCACATCGACGACACCGGCTCATCCGGCATCGGATTGTTCCGCACCGAATTGCAATTCATGGTCGGGCAAAGCCTGCCACGCAGCAGCGAGCAGCTTGCGCTCTATCGCGCAGTGCTCGATGCCGCCGGCGACAAGCCGGTGACCTTCCGCACCCTCGACATTGGCGGCGACAAGGCGCTGCCTTACATGGACACGATCGTCGAGGAAAATCCGGCGCTGGGCTGGCGCGCAATCCGCCTCGGTCTCGACCGACCGGGCTTGTTGCGCGGACAGATTCGCGCGCTGCTGCGCGCCGCATCGGGACGTTATCTGCGCGTGATGTTTCCGATGATCTCGCAGGTCGACGAATTCGATCAGGCCAAGCTGGTGATCGAGCGCGAACTGACCTATCTGCGCCAGCATGGCCACACGCTGCCGGAGCGTGTCGATGTCGGCACCATGGTCGAAGTCCCAGCGCTGCTCTACCAGATGGACGAGTTGCTCAAGCGCGTCGATTTCATTTCGGTGGGATCAAACGACCTGTTCCAGTTCCTGTTCGCGGTGGATCGCGGCAACTCGCGCGTCACCGACCGCTTCGATACGCTGTCGGCGCCGATCCTGCGTGCGCTGCGCGACATCGCGAAGAAAGCCCAAGCCGCCGGCAAGTCAGTTTCGCTGTGCGGCGAAATGGCCTCACAGCCGCTCGGCGCGCTGGCGCTGATCGCACTCGGCTATCGCTCGCTGTCGTTGTCGGCCACCGCGCACGGCCCGGTGAAAGCCCTGATTCTCGATCTCGACGCCAAAAAAGCCGAAGCGATGGTCACGCCCCTGCTGGATGCCCCGGCCGGAAGCGTATCGATCCGCAACAAGCTGATGGAATTCGCCGAAGCCGAAGGGCTTTCGTTGTAG
- a CDS encoding DMT family transporter → MSQLIWLWIPFTLLAAAGQVVRNAMQRGLTAQLGTLGATHIRFLFGFPFSLIFLGLILIANGDRLSWPEAGFWAWLVVGGMAQILATALMLMAMNERSFVVTTAYLKTEAIQAAIFGFVFLSDHLTGLKVAAILIATIGVVITALRPGGMKGFGNLKPTVLGLVAASFFALSAVGYRGAILNVTGVSFVTAASLTLTATLLMQTIVLSGWLIARSPGTMTAIFRLWKPSMFAGFMGSFASLFWFLAFALTAAANVRTLALVEVLFAQVAAYYSMKQPLSLRELSGIALILIGVAMLVAG, encoded by the coding sequence ATGTCCCAACTCATCTGGCTCTGGATTCCTTTCACGCTGCTGGCGGCAGCGGGACAGGTCGTGCGCAACGCGATGCAGCGCGGTCTCACGGCGCAGCTCGGCACGCTGGGCGCGACCCATATCCGCTTTCTGTTCGGCTTTCCGTTCTCGCTGATCTTTCTCGGACTGATCCTCATCGCCAACGGCGATCGGCTGTCGTGGCCGGAGGCCGGATTCTGGGCGTGGCTTGTGGTCGGCGGCATGGCGCAGATTCTCGCCACCGCCTTGATGCTGATGGCCATGAACGAGCGGTCGTTCGTGGTGACGACGGCGTATCTCAAGACGGAGGCGATCCAGGCGGCGATTTTCGGCTTCGTGTTCCTGTCGGATCACCTGACCGGGCTGAAGGTCGCGGCCATTCTGATCGCCACCATCGGCGTGGTGATCACGGCTTTGCGCCCCGGCGGCATGAAAGGCTTCGGCAATCTGAAGCCCACGGTGCTCGGCCTCGTGGCGGCGTCGTTCTTCGCGCTGTCGGCGGTCGGCTATCGCGGCGCGATTCTCAATGTCACCGGCGTCAGCTTCGTCACCGCGGCGAGCCTGACGTTGACCGCGACCTTGCTGATGCAGACCATCGTGCTGTCCGGCTGGCTGATCGCGCGCTCGCCGGGAACGATGACGGCAATCTTCCGGCTGTGGAAGCCGTCGATGTTCGCCGGCTTCATGGGATCGTTCGCGTCGCTGTTCTGGTTTCTCGCCTTCGCGCTCACCGCTGCGGCCAATGTGCGGACGCTGGCGCTGGTCGAGGTGCTGTTCGCGCAGGTCGCGGCGTATTATTCAATGAAGCAACCGTTGTCGCTGAGAGAACTCAGTGGGATTGCGCTCATTCTTATCGGGGTCGCGATGCTGGTGGCGGGGTGA
- a CDS encoding ComF family protein: MSGFGQASSYSSNRLRSRFAGALTACRTALTSLPRAALDIALPTLCVSCREPVAGEGVCAMCWSKLSFIAPPFCARLGIPFVYDPGPGLLSMQAIADPPAYQRARAAVRYDDVARTMVHALKYQDRTDLAPTMGRWMARAGQELLAGADALIPVPLHWRRGWSRRYNQSGALAGVIGQSAGLPVIGDVLRRVRPTLQQVGLSRADRALNVQGAFKVPLEKKSAVQGRRIVLIDDVLTSGATANACAHALLRARAASVDVLVFARVVDTL; encoded by the coding sequence ATGTCGGGTTTCGGACAGGCATCGTCGTATTCTTCAAACCGGCTGCGCAGCCGGTTTGCCGGCGCGCTGACGGCGTGCCGGACTGCCCTCACCTCGCTGCCGCGCGCGGCCCTCGACATCGCCCTGCCGACGCTTTGTGTTTCGTGCCGCGAGCCGGTCGCCGGCGAAGGCGTCTGCGCGATGTGCTGGTCGAAACTCTCGTTCATCGCGCCGCCATTCTGCGCGCGGCTCGGCATCCCATTTGTCTACGATCCCGGACCGGGCCTGCTGTCGATGCAGGCCATCGCCGATCCGCCGGCCTATCAGCGCGCCCGCGCCGCCGTCCGCTACGACGACGTGGCGCGCACCATGGTCCACGCGCTGAAATATCAGGACCGCACCGATCTTGCGCCCACCATGGGCCGCTGGATGGCGCGGGCCGGTCAGGAACTTCTCGCCGGGGCGGATGCGCTGATCCCCGTTCCGTTGCACTGGCGGCGCGGATGGAGCCGCCGCTACAACCAGTCCGGCGCGCTGGCCGGCGTAATCGGACAGTCGGCCGGTCTCCCCGTGATCGGCGACGTCCTGCGCCGGGTGCGGCCAACCCTCCAGCAGGTCGGACTTTCCCGGGCGGATCGCGCGCTGAACGTTCAGGGCGCGTTCAAGGTGCCGCTGGAGAAGAAATCTGCCGTGCAGGGCCGCCGGATCGTGCTGATTGACGATGTTTTGACCTCCGGCGCGACAGCAAACGCCTGCGCACATGCCCTGCTGCGGGCCAGGGCTGCATCCGTCGACGTGCTGGTGTTTGCGCGGGTTGTGGACACGCTCTAG